Proteins co-encoded in one Hyla sarda isolate aHylSar1 chromosome 4, aHylSar1.hap1, whole genome shotgun sequence genomic window:
- the KLHDC10 gene encoding kelch domain-containing protein 10 isoform X3, which produces MAAEAGGGEPLVRFVKLSGRAAGRRSPPARSGHRCVADNTNLYVFGGYNPDYDESGGPENEDYPLFRELWRYHFATGTWHQMGTDGYMPRELASMSLVLHGYNLLVFGGTGIPFGESNGNDVHVCNVKYKRWEKLNCDGKKPNRIYGQAMAIINGFLYVFGGTTGYIYSTDLHRLDLSTREWVQLKPNNPANDLPEERYRHEIAHDNQRIFVLGGGTSWTAYSLDKIHAYNLETNTWEDIPTKPHENLGFPAARRCHSCVQIKHEVFICGGYNGEVILGDLWKLNLQTFKWTKLPAVMPEPAYFHCAGVTPAGCMYIHGGVVNIQQNKRTGSLFKIWLVVPSLLELCWENLLKYFPHLAHLPTNQLLQLGLSQGLIERLK; this is translated from the exons GTCGCAGGTCACCTCCTGCAAGAAGTGGACACCGATGTGTGGCTGATAATACTAACTTATATGTTTTTGGTGGATACAACCCTGACTATGATGAATCGGGGGGCCCAGAAAATGAAGATTACCCCCTTTTTAGAGAGCTCTGGCGATATCATTTTGCTACTGGAACATGGCATCAAATGGGGACAGATGGTTACATGCCAAGGGAACTTGCGTCCATGTCAT TGGTTTTACATGGCTACAATCTCCTGGTGTTTGGAGGCACTGGCATCCCGTTTGGTGAGAGCAATGGTAATGATGTTCACGTCTGTAATGTGAAGTATAAGAGATGGGAAAAGCTTAACTGTGATGGAAAGAAACCCAACCGCATTTATGGCCAG GCAATGGCAATAATTAATGGCTTCCTATATGTATTTGGTGGAACAACTGGGTATATCTACAGTACAGACCTACATCGACTAGACCTCTCTACGAGAGAATGGGTGCAGCTTAAGCCAAACAACCCAGCCAATGACCTACCGGAGGAAAG GTACAGGCATGAAATAGCACATGATAATCAGCGGATCTTTGTATTAGGAGGTGGTACGTCATGGACTGCATACTCTTTAGACAAG ATTCATGCATATAACCTTGAAACCAACACGTGGGAGGACATTCCAACTAAGCCACATGAAAATCTAG GTTTTCCAGCTGCCAGAAGATGTCATAGCTGTGTCCAAATTAAACATG agGTTTTTATATGTGGTGGTTACAATGGAGAGGTCATTCTGGGTGATCTTTGGAAGTTAAACCTTCAGACCTTTAAGTGGACAAAACTTCCTGCTGTGATGCCTGAACCAGCATACTTCCACTGCGCAGGGGTGACACCG GCTGGCTGTATGTATATCCATGGAGGAGTAGTTAATATCCAGCAGAACAAGCGGACTGGATCTTTGTTCAAAATCTGGCTTGTGGTCCCCAGCCTTCTAGAACTGTGCTGGGAGAACTTGCTAAAATATTTCCCTCACCTTGCTCACCTCCCCACAAATCAGCTTCTACAGCTTGGACTATCACAAGGACTCATAGAGAGACTGAAATGA
- the KLHDC10 gene encoding kelch domain-containing protein 10 isoform X4, giving the protein MNLPSGRRSPPARSGHRCVADNTNLYVFGGYNPDYDESGGPENEDYPLFRELWRYHFATGTWHQMGTDGYMPRELASMSLVLHGYNLLVFGGTGIPFGESNGNDVHVCNVKYKRWEKLNCDGKKPNRIYGQAMAIINGFLYVFGGTTGYIYSTDLHRLDLSTREWVQLKPNNPANDLPEERYRHEIAHDNQRIFVLGGGTSWTAYSLDKIHAYNLETNTWEDIPTKPHENLGFPAARRCHSCVQIKHEVFICGGYNGEVILGDLWKLNLQTFKWTKLPAVMPEPAYFHCAGVTPAGCMYIHGGVVNIQQNKRTGSLFKIWLVVPSLLELCWENLLKYFPHLAHLPTNQLLQLGLSQGLIERLK; this is encoded by the exons GTCGCAGGTCACCTCCTGCAAGAAGTGGACACCGATGTGTGGCTGATAATACTAACTTATATGTTTTTGGTGGATACAACCCTGACTATGATGAATCGGGGGGCCCAGAAAATGAAGATTACCCCCTTTTTAGAGAGCTCTGGCGATATCATTTTGCTACTGGAACATGGCATCAAATGGGGACAGATGGTTACATGCCAAGGGAACTTGCGTCCATGTCAT TGGTTTTACATGGCTACAATCTCCTGGTGTTTGGAGGCACTGGCATCCCGTTTGGTGAGAGCAATGGTAATGATGTTCACGTCTGTAATGTGAAGTATAAGAGATGGGAAAAGCTTAACTGTGATGGAAAGAAACCCAACCGCATTTATGGCCAG GCAATGGCAATAATTAATGGCTTCCTATATGTATTTGGTGGAACAACTGGGTATATCTACAGTACAGACCTACATCGACTAGACCTCTCTACGAGAGAATGGGTGCAGCTTAAGCCAAACAACCCAGCCAATGACCTACCGGAGGAAAG GTACAGGCATGAAATAGCACATGATAATCAGCGGATCTTTGTATTAGGAGGTGGTACGTCATGGACTGCATACTCTTTAGACAAG ATTCATGCATATAACCTTGAAACCAACACGTGGGAGGACATTCCAACTAAGCCACATGAAAATCTAG GTTTTCCAGCTGCCAGAAGATGTCATAGCTGTGTCCAAATTAAACATG agGTTTTTATATGTGGTGGTTACAATGGAGAGGTCATTCTGGGTGATCTTTGGAAGTTAAACCTTCAGACCTTTAAGTGGACAAAACTTCCTGCTGTGATGCCTGAACCAGCATACTTCCACTGCGCAGGGGTGACACCG GCTGGCTGTATGTATATCCATGGAGGAGTAGTTAATATCCAGCAGAACAAGCGGACTGGATCTTTGTTCAAAATCTGGCTTGTGGTCCCCAGCCTTCTAGAACTGTGCTGGGAGAACTTGCTAAAATATTTCCCTCACCTTGCTCACCTCCCCACAAATCAGCTTCTACAGCTTGGACTATCACAAGGACTCATAGAGAGACTGAAATGA
- the KLHDC10 gene encoding kelch domain-containing protein 10 isoform X2, whose product MNLPSGSKKKVRWFPVRRLFTHSCPSIRIPSRFLREGRRSPPARSGHRCVADNTNLYVFGGYNPDYDESGGPENEDYPLFRELWRYHFATGTWHQMGTDGYMPRELASMSLVLHGYNLLVFGGTGIPFGESNGNDVHVCNVKYKRWEKLNCDGKKPNRIYGQAMAIINGFLYVFGGTTGYIYSTDLHRLDLSTREWVQLKPNNPANDLPEERYRHEIAHDNQRIFVLGGGTSWTAYSLDKIHAYNLETNTWEDIPTKPHENLGFPAARRCHSCVQIKHEVFICGGYNGEVILGDLWKLNLQTFKWTKLPAVMPEPAYFHCAGVTPAGCMYIHGGVVNIQQNKRTGSLFKIWLVVPSLLELCWENLLKYFPHLAHLPTNQLLQLGLSQGLIERLK is encoded by the exons GTCGCAGGTCACCTCCTGCAAGAAGTGGACACCGATGTGTGGCTGATAATACTAACTTATATGTTTTTGGTGGATACAACCCTGACTATGATGAATCGGGGGGCCCAGAAAATGAAGATTACCCCCTTTTTAGAGAGCTCTGGCGATATCATTTTGCTACTGGAACATGGCATCAAATGGGGACAGATGGTTACATGCCAAGGGAACTTGCGTCCATGTCAT TGGTTTTACATGGCTACAATCTCCTGGTGTTTGGAGGCACTGGCATCCCGTTTGGTGAGAGCAATGGTAATGATGTTCACGTCTGTAATGTGAAGTATAAGAGATGGGAAAAGCTTAACTGTGATGGAAAGAAACCCAACCGCATTTATGGCCAG GCAATGGCAATAATTAATGGCTTCCTATATGTATTTGGTGGAACAACTGGGTATATCTACAGTACAGACCTACATCGACTAGACCTCTCTACGAGAGAATGGGTGCAGCTTAAGCCAAACAACCCAGCCAATGACCTACCGGAGGAAAG GTACAGGCATGAAATAGCACATGATAATCAGCGGATCTTTGTATTAGGAGGTGGTACGTCATGGACTGCATACTCTTTAGACAAG ATTCATGCATATAACCTTGAAACCAACACGTGGGAGGACATTCCAACTAAGCCACATGAAAATCTAG GTTTTCCAGCTGCCAGAAGATGTCATAGCTGTGTCCAAATTAAACATG agGTTTTTATATGTGGTGGTTACAATGGAGAGGTCATTCTGGGTGATCTTTGGAAGTTAAACCTTCAGACCTTTAAGTGGACAAAACTTCCTGCTGTGATGCCTGAACCAGCATACTTCCACTGCGCAGGGGTGACACCG GCTGGCTGTATGTATATCCATGGAGGAGTAGTTAATATCCAGCAGAACAAGCGGACTGGATCTTTGTTCAAAATCTGGCTTGTGGTCCCCAGCCTTCTAGAACTGTGCTGGGAGAACTTGCTAAAATATTTCCCTCACCTTGCTCACCTCCCCACAAATCAGCTTCTACAGCTTGGACTATCACAAGGACTCATAGAGAGACTGAAATGA